The genomic interval AGGCAGAAAAATCTTGTTGAGATAAGAAGGGAGCTTGAAAATCGTGGGATAAAAAAGATAGAGCACGAAGAAAAGGACTTGACAAATGCCCTTTCAGGCACGAAGTCAAAGGTTCTGAGGGCTGCAATTGATAATTCCGGATTAATAATTGGAATAAGGCTTTCAGGGCTGAAGGGGCTTTTAGGCAGGGAAATCCAGAAGGGAAGGCGCCTCGGAACTGAGATTTCAGAGTATGCAAAGAAATTCGGGGTTTCAGGAATAATCCACTGTGATGAGCTTCCGGGATATGGAATCACAGATGAAGAAATTAAAATCATAATCTCAGAATTGAAATGCTCGGGAAATGACGGCTTTGCAATAATCGCATCAGGAAGGGAAAATTCCAGGAATGCAGTTCAGGCAGCTGTAAAAAGGGCAAGGCTTTCCCTTTCAGGAGTTGTTCCTGAAGTGAGAAAGGCAAATGAGGACGGCACAAGCTCATTTTTGCGCCCGATGCCCGGCTCAAGCAGGATGTATCCTGAAACAGACATTCCCGTAATTCAGTCGGTAATTGAGGGAATTGAAGTCCCCCGGCTCATAACAGAGCGCGCATCTGACTATGTGGGGCTCGGGCTTTCAGAGCAGATGGCCGGAATTGTTTCAAGGTCAAATAAGCGCGAATTTTTTGAAAAGGCAGTTTCACATTTCAAAGAAATTGAGCCCTCTTTCATAGCCTCAGCAATCTTTCTCTTCCCAAAGGACATAGAGAGCAGGCTCGGGCTTGACTCATCAAAAATAGGCGAGGACGTGATACTTTCTGTTCTCGATGAGCTTGAAAAGGGGAAAATATCAAAGCAGGCGGTTTCAGAGGTTTTTGCCCTTGTTGCAAAAGGGGAAAATCTAAATTCTGCGCTGAAGAAATTTGAAAGCATGGATGATTCAGCTCTTGAAAAGGAGATACTTTCAATAATATCCTCCCTGAAATCAGCGGCAGGAAAGGAATCTGAATTAAAAGAGAATGCTGTTGTTGGGCATGTTATGGATAAGCTTCGGGGAAAGGCTGACGGAAAGAAGATTGTTGAGCTTGCAAGAAAACTAATGAAATGATTTAATAACAAAAGTTTTTTTTAATATTTAGAATTTGGCTTTTTCTATATTTTCTATCTCTTCCTTTTAGGATGCATCTGGAATGCTGATGCAACATCAATCACATACTTTCCTTCTTCAATCTTGTAGACAATCGGCTCTTCCTTGAATATCTTGACAAGGTCAAGCTCGTATTTTCCGGGCTTTGACACCCTTATTGACTCAAAGTCAAGCACAACAGGCTGCTTTTCAGCCTCTTCTGCCCCGATCATCTCAATTACATCCTTCTCAATCTCAACCTTTTCCTCTGGAGTCAGGTTTATTGTTGCGCTCTTAAGCGCCTCAAGCTTTTCCTTTTTTATGTAGAAAAAAAGCCGCGCTCCGCAGCCGCACCCCTTTAGGATTTCCTGGGCACCGTCATCATAAATCTTTCCGCATCTTACGCACTGGTGTGGCATTTTTTATCCTTTTCTTTCATTTCCTCTTTTTTTTGGAGTCCTGCGCCAAAAGCTGAATCTTGTTCGGGTCTTTCTTTATCTCCTTGACAACTGATGCAGGGCCTATTATTGTGAAGCCCTGCCTGTTTCCAAGAAGCAGGCTGAAAAGCTCAGTTCTTATCTTTCCAAAGATATCCTCATCCTTCTTTTCAGAGGATATTACAGCCATTTCTATCCCCCTGAATTCGTCATCTATTTCTTCCATTGTTGTCTTTATCATTTCTGCTTCTTCTTCTTTCCTGAGCCTTCCTTCAAGAACCACAATCTTGTTTTCCCTTGCAATTTTCAGGAGTTTTCTTATCTTTCCCACAGAGGATAGATGCTCTATCTCAGAGTATGGTACAAATTGGAGCGTTATCATTTTCTTTTGACCTCAATTCACCTGTTTGCTATTTCGAAGAGCGCCTTGTAGAACTCCTCAATGTTGTCGCCGAATTTTGCAGATATCCCTACAATCTTGTATTGCGGGAATGCCCCCTGCACTTTCTTTATGTCTGCCTTTTTCAGGTCAACCTTGTTTGCAACAATGAGAACAGGTATTTTCCTTGCCTCAAGGTTGCCTATAATTGTGATATTTACCTGGGAGTATGGGTCTTTTGTTCCGTCAAGGACTACTATTACAACATCCATGTTGTCCAGCCACTTTATCGAGTCTATAACCCCCTTTGTTGCTTCCTTTGCCCTCTCCTTTGAATCCTTCTCGCTCATCCCCGCTTTCATGAAGTCCTCATAGTCAATCTTTGTTGCAATTCCCGGAGTGTCCACAAGGTTGAAGGATAATTCCTTGCTTCCTGACTTTATTGTAACCTGCTCCTTTATCTGGATCTCCCTTGTTTCGTGGGCAATGCTTGAGACCTTTCCAAGGTCTTCTCCAAGCCAGTCCTGGCATATCCTGTTGGCAAGGGTGGTTTTTCCTCCGTTTGGGGGGCCGTATATTCCTATCTTCAGATGCTTCTTCTTTTTGAAAATATTTCTAAAGAACCTGTTCAAAAAATTTAGCAGATTGACCATATATCACCACTTGTATTTTAACGCTTTATCTTTTTATTTAAATATTTTGTTTTTCAGGTGGATTTTCCCTATTTTAAGGGAATTTCCATTTCAACTATCTCATTTATTTCGCTTTTTGGGATTGCGCACCCCTTGAGTTTAAGAGACCAAAGCACTGCATCAAGAAGCACTCTTTTCGGGTCTTCCTTTCCGTTTGGCAGCAGATACTGGTCAAGTATCCCTTTTTCAAACGCAATTGTTGCAAGCTCAACAGACCTTATTACTTTCACTCCCCGGGAAAGCTCAGCGAACTTGTGCAGGTTCTGCCGGTTTAAGTCAATCCTTGAATGAAGCTTGCTCTGAAGAAGGTCTTTTAGCGCCCTCGGGCTTTCAATGAGAAGCCTTGTTGTTCGTTCATCAACAACAAAAGCATCTGACTTCATGAGAATGCATGTTGCAAGCGATTCTATTTCGCCCTTGTGCACAATATTTATCCACGAGCCCTTTGCCCGGAAGGAGTGGTTCGCAAGGTCAAGAAGCTGAAACGATAGCCTTTTGGCATCTTCCATTTCCCTTACGCTTAGAATTCCTGAATTTATGCTCTGAAGAACCTGAAGCGCGTCAAACTCGAATCTTTTTGTGTTCAATGGATTGTCCACAATCTCGCTTTTAACCTCTCTGCATATGCAGAATTCCCCCTCAAAATGCTTTTTCAGCTCAGAAAGCATCCACAGCAGGTTGTTCATTGTGATGCTTATCACAGCGCTTGCGTCAAAGATTAGGCTTTTCATGTTATTTTTTCACTTGAACAGTTCCCTTGCGAAAAGGAGCCTTTTTTTAGCCCTTCCTGTTGAGATGTTTTCAGATGAGACAGTGTTTCCGATGTAGCCCATCAGCTCCCACTGCGAGATGCCAAGTATCTCAGCAGCCCTTGCAGCAGATATCCCGTGCTCGTAAATCCTGCTTCCCTTCTTTATCTTCGCCTGCGAGATTACCTCCTCAATATATATCTTTATCTTGCTGTCAATCTCTGAAATCAGGTTCATAATGTCCTTCATTATGTCCCTGTATTCCTGTATTCTCCCAAGCATAAGGTTGTTTCTCGCAGCAGAAATCATTGTTGCAATCTTCTTTTTTATCTGGCTTTCATGCGCCCTTTCCATGATTTTTGACAGGGAATATATGAGAACTGCGGCTATTATTGAGTCGTCATCCTGGAAAATGCTCGCGTTGTGTATTGTGTGGTTGCTCAGCTCTTTTAAGCTTAAGCTGTTCTCCTCAACAACGAGCTTCTCTGCGCCGTCCAGCACAGAGAGAACATCCTGCCTTACCACCTCTTCCATGAGATATGCTATTAAGAAAGTGTTATATAAAGTTTGCTAAAAAATTATTTTCCAAGCAGCTCTGCAAGCGTCACCATTTTATAGCCGTTTTCTTTTGCATATTTTATTATGCTTTCCATCACAGCAAAATCAGCTTCCCTTGTGTGGTAAAGGAAAATGTCTCCTGGAGAAAGCCATTTCTTAAAATAGCTGTAAACATAGGCGCTGTCAGTCAGCTTGCCATTGACAAACATTGAATCGCCGTTCCACAATACTGCATCAACAGGCGTGCTGAAATTATAATTCTTCAGCCTTCCAATTGCCTGAGAGAGAGGTGTGTAAAGTCCGAGCTTCGTATTGATATATCCAAAATAGCCTGCGCCCCCGGGAGGCCTTGCGAAATGAAACACGATTTTTGAATCAACATAATCACGTAGGGCTTTAATGCCGTTTGCATAATTGGCGTAAATCTTATCTGCTGTGCCCTGGACTTCCTTGTTTGTCGCCCAGGCGTGAGTGTAAGAATGAAGCTCAATCTCATGCCCCTCTTTCAATGCTTCCTTG from Candidatus Woesearchaeota archaeon carries:
- the gatE gene encoding Glu-tRNA(Gln) amidotransferase subunit GatE, giving the protein AGESGKVDSAAEYESRRDKEFLYHFYRDANCLVELDEEPPHPVNEDALRTALQIGLMLKAQFIDRIQFMRKTVVDGSNTSGFQRTALIAVNGFVELKGRKISIPTLCLEEEAAKIVERKDGQDVYNLSRLGIPLVEIATGAELNSPELVKECAETLGMILRSTGRIKRGLGTIRQDVNVSIREGERVEIKGAQDLRMLSRIVENEVIRQKNLVEIRRELENRGIKKIEHEEKDLTNALSGTKSKVLRAAIDNSGLIIGIRLSGLKGLLGREIQKGRRLGTEISEYAKKFGVSGIIHCDELPGYGITDEEIKIIISELKCSGNDGFAIIASGRENSRNAVQAAVKRARLSLSGVVPEVRKANEDGTSSFLRPMPGSSRMYPETDIPVIQSVIEGIEVPRLITERASDYVGLGLSEQMAGIVSRSNKREFFEKAVSHFKEIEPSFIASAIFLFPKDIESRLGLDSSKIGEDVILSVLDELEKGKISKQAVSEVFALVAKGENLNSALKKFESMDDSALEKEILSIISSLKSAAGKESELKENAVVGHVMDKLRGKADGKKIVELARKLMK
- a CDS encoding Zn-ribbon containing protein, whose product is MPHQCVRCGKIYDDGAQEILKGCGCGARLFFYIKKEKLEALKSATINLTPEEKVEIEKDVIEMIGAEEAEKQPVVLDFESIRVSKPGKYELDLVKIFKEEPIVYKIEEGKYVIDVASAFQMHPKRKR
- a CDS encoding DUF2073 domain-containing protein, whose amino-acid sequence is MITLQFVPYSEIEHLSSVGKIRKLLKIARENKIVVLEGRLRKEEEAEMIKTTMEEIDDEFRGIEMAVISSEKKDEDIFGKIRTELFSLLLGNRQGFTIIGPASVVKEIKKDPNKIQLLAQDSKKKRK
- a CDS encoding Era-like GTP-binding protein; this translates as MVNLLNFLNRFFRNIFKKKKHLKIGIYGPPNGGKTTLANRICQDWLGEDLGKVSSIAHETREIQIKEQVTIKSGSKELSFNLVDTPGIATKIDYEDFMKAGMSEKDSKERAKEATKGVIDSIKWLDNMDVVIVVLDGTKDPYSQVNITIIGNLEARKIPVLIVANKVDLKKADIKKVQGAFPQYKIVGISAKFGDNIEEFYKALFEIANR
- a CDS encoding polysaccharide deacetylase family protein, with protein sequence MHGLEKIVLTGSISVCLLFSPSFALKESAEQKIPDESLQQIVISSPSESPSVPSGALEEVVKSADSPAVQNVVLSQTAVVITAKPYVPKIYTHSDTTKKEIAITIDDIYDTKLLRKALDLADKYGVKFTLFPIGKTIQSNPEIYKEALKEGHEIELHSYTHAWATNKEVQGTADKIYANYANGIKALRDYVDSKIVFHFARPPGGAGYFGYINTKLGLYTPLSQAIGRLKNYNFSTPVDAVLWNGDSMFVNGKLTDSAYVYSYFKKWLSPGDIFLYHTREADFAVMESIIKYAKENGYKMVTLAELLGK